The Apium graveolens cultivar Ventura chromosome 11, ASM990537v1, whole genome shotgun sequence genome has a window encoding:
- the LOC141697852 gene encoding zinc finger protein ZAT5-like, whose translation MKSNMEPTDQDRVMRGKRTKRSRQSVPFILTCSSSRGRGSSVENSEEDEEMANCLIMLAHSGSFSQPNIGIENPDFYLYECKTCNKSFSSFQALGGHRASHKKPKSDQEHKVVVSNDLEDENKRITKMISLHSSKVKVHECSICGSEFGSGQALGGHMRRHRSNATTNSTSKIVNIDENVRNVVELDLNLPAPEDHHMDSKFIFSYSSQAPTLVGCQF comes from the coding sequence ATGAAGTCCAACATGGAGCCTACAGATCAAGATCGAGTTATGCGAGGCAAGCGTACGAAACGATCTAGGCAATCGGTCCCCTTTATTTTGACTTGTAGTTCGTCGCGCGGCCGCGGTAGCTCTGTTGAAAATTCGGAGGAAGATGAAGAAATGGCCAACTGTTTGATTATGTTGGCTCATAGTGGGAGTTTTAGCCAGCCCAATATTGGCATAGAGAACCCCGATTTTTATTTATACGAATGCAAGACGTGTAACAAGTCTTTTTCGTCGTTTCAAGCTCTTGGTGGACACAGGGCAAGTCACAAGAAACCTAAAAGTGATCAAGAACATAAAGTTGTCGTGAGTAATGATCTTGAAGATGAAAATAAACGGATAACTAAGATGATTTCGCTTCATAGTTCGAAGGTTAAAGTTCACGAGTGTTCGATATGTGGATCGGAGTTTGGATCAGGACAGGCTCTGGGAGGTCATATGAGAAGACACAGAAGTAACGCTACAACAAACTCCACTAGTAAGATCGTGAACATTGATGAAAACGTAAGAAATGTTGTAGAATTAGATCTTAACCTTCCGGCACCAGAAGACCATCACATGGATTCCAAGTTTATTTTCTCGTATTCCTCTCAGGCCCCGACACTTGTGGGTTGTCAATTCTAG